The Chitinivorax sp. PXF-14 nucleotide sequence CTCCAGCTGCTGCACACCTAGGTCCTCGGCGCCGCGGCGGGCCTTGAGCCACTCGCAGTGGCGCGAGCGCACCAGGGTGATGCTGGGCTTGGCGTACAGACCGACGTCGGCCATCAGCGGCTTGAAATCATGCTGATCGAGCCAAGCCAGGGCGCGCTGCAGTGCCGCCGCGCCATTGACCAGGTCGGCCGGGGTGATGTGGCCGTTGTGGTAACGGTGTTTATTGTTCATCTGTCATCTCCGGGCGCATCGGACAGCGGCGGCAGGCCTGCCAGTGGCGCATTTTCAGCGGGTTATGTATCGGTGCGCGCGAGAGCGCGACGGTGCGGCAGTCGGCGGGCGAGATCGGGGCGGCCAGGTGCGGGCAATCGATCTGCATCAGGTGCGTTTCTACCAGGGCCTGCAACGTTTCCCGCTTGCCAAAATAGCGCCCCGCCAGTGCCAGGCTGATGGCCGGGCGTTTTGACGTATCGCCAACCAGCTGGCGCGATACGCCAGCCGCACCGCCCGGTGTCCCTTGTACAGCCGCCCTCAGCACATCGAGCCAGCCATGCTCAGTACTCGTCTGCACGCTGTACCTCCTCCCACACCACGCGGTTGAGGTTCGGGTCGTAGACCCCCTTCGACTGCTGTTTCATCGGCGGGCGCGGCCCCGTGTATTTCCCCGGCAGCAATCGATAGCGAGCAAGCACGAAGCACCGGCCGGCTTTGCGCCGTGGTTGGGTCTCGACCAGGTAGCCCGCGCGGTGCAGCAGGCGGGTATAAAACTGTGCGTGCGACTCGCCGATCTGCATCGCTTCAGTGCTGGCCTGGGCGGCCAGCTCGACATAGTTGAATTCGCCGCACAGCCGCATGGTCCGCCACATCTGCTCGATGCCGAGGCCAAGCTGGGTCGGCTGGCCGTGGTCATCGAGCCGTGGGGCCTCCTGGCCGTTGTCGCGGACGAGACGCAGGCGCGCCTCGATGCTGCGATTCTCGGTCGGGTTGGTGCGCTCGACGAAGCCGCCGAGGCGCAGCGCGCGCACATACTGTTTGACCAGCCGGATATCCAGCTCGGTTTCTAGCGAGATGCCGAGGATGGTCCAGTCCCGCTCCTGGCGGCCGCGCACGGCATTCCAGATGCGCTGGCGAGCCGAATGCCCGCCGGTGCGTGGCAAATTGTCTGCCATCTCATACCCTCCGCTTTGGCGCTTCGCCGGTGTACAGCGGGCGCTTCTTCCAGCCCTTGGCATCCATGCGGTCGAGGCCATCATTGAGCGCCTCGCGCTGGATCAGGTCGAGGTTGACGCAGACGCGGCGCACCGAGCCATGAGCCACCTTGAGTACCTCGTCGAGCAGATCGTCGGCGATATCGACATCGCGGCTGTAGATGTGACGCAGCGCGCGCGCATCGTCCTGGTTCACCGGCTGCGCCTGCACCCATGCCAGCACGCGGCCATGGAATCGCTCCCAGCGCTTGAGCTTGGTCGGCAAGCCCTCTTCGCCGATCAACAGGATGGGCGACTGGCTGCTCTCGTACAGATCACGCACCAGCTCGACCATGTTGCGATCGACGATGTGGTCCATCTCGTCGATGATCAGCGGTCGCCGGCTGGCTGCCAGCTCCTCGCCGATCTGGTCTACCATCTCGGCAATCGTCACCGCGGGGGTGACATTGATGTCCATCTCAAACAGGATGGCGCGCAGGAAGTGTTTTTTCGTCCAGGCCGATTTGGCCTGCACATAAAAGGCACGGGCGGAGTTGGCGACGTACATCGCCGACATGCTCTTGCCCCAACCTGACGGCCCGGAAAACACCACCAGGCCGGGCAGGTTCTGGCTGCGATCCATCGCGCTGGTCAGCGCGATCTGGCACAGCTGCAGGTTGCCGATCCGGGCGATGCCGTTAACTGCATTAACATTGACGCTGCTTGCTTCGGACATGGATAATCCTTCTCGTTGACTGCTGTTGCGTTACACCTCCTGGGCAAGCGGCCACTTGCCCAGGTCTTCCAGATGGCGCTTCTGCGCCTTGAATTGCGGCGATTTCTGGTAGTTCACCCAAAACCGCCGGTCCTCATCGTTGCGAATCTCCCCGGACAACCTGATCTCACCGTCGAGCGCCAGCCAGCGCGCGAGCTTCTGTTCAGGTGTTACCAGTTCGACTACCTCCGCATCCTGTTGCTGCGCCTGTGGCGTGTCGGCCGGCTCGGCCGCCACCAGCTCGGCGCGCTTGAATTCGCCGACCGTCGGGATCACGATGGACTCGGCCACCGTCAGCGCCGGCA carries:
- a CDS encoding AAA family ATPase is translated as MSEASSVNVNAVNGIARIGNLQLCQIALTSAMDRSQNLPGLVVFSGPSGWGKSMSAMYVANSARAFYVQAKSAWTKKHFLRAILFEMDINVTPAVTIAEMVDQIGEELAASRRPLIIDEMDHIVDRNMVELVRDLYESSQSPILLIGEEGLPTKLKRWERFHGRVLAWVQAQPVNQDDARALRHIYSRDVDIADDLLDEVLKVAHGSVRRVCVNLDLIQREALNDGLDRMDAKGWKKRPLYTGEAPKRRV
- a CDS encoding LacI family transcriptional regulator, with product MQTSTEHGWLDVLRAAVQGTPGGAAGVSRQLVGDTSKRPAISLALAGRYFGKRETLQALVETHLMQIDCPHLAAPISPADCRTVALSRAPIHNPLKMRHWQACRRCPMRPEMTDEQ